One window of the Trypanosoma brucei gambiense DAL972 chromosome 5, complete sequence genome contains the following:
- a CDS encoding T. brucei spp.-specific protein, which produces MHTEFMRVKMSLQLLVPFWFTLVSFASAENQQPADGHFDANSAKILCSLYTLANTVGEGEKNIVNHTKHKITYIDNATDLIKKEREGLEKLSDGKGSKDPAAVEKAKKELDEALAVVGSAKTEVEKQLGVIQSGISKVKEPARKAVGESEDTGIRKVLRSYCQTISKKPSNAHSDNENNNCRGVPTKSVGEGIYEIECRGQPKGLDHLGMGAAMEKWNDVKPKPSSPTHRNEYAETACRMDGYSTSTACTADESGWIEHYKKAIDAMKPVVDACQAVQNAVNRVKDQVQHVDAALKPVAGPGKDFKVEQVGEDYDAEKEDGVIEDDDKLSEGGTSELSSGTRIAIYVVCAVVPLFLIIVAVTIFFLRKRRPGTKEDVAAGETNGKQAPSYLRE; this is translated from the coding sequence atgcATACGGAATTTATGCGTGTGAAGATGTCGCTTCAACTCCTGGTGCCGTTTTGGTTCACTTTGGTATCATTTGCCTCTGCCGAGAACCAGCAACCAGCAGACGGACACTTCGATGCGAATAGTGCGAAAATATTATGCAGTTTGTACACTCTTGCGAATACAGTGGGGGAGGGTGAAAAAAATATCGTAAATCATACAAAACACAAGATTACGTACATCGATAACGCAACTGATTTAATAAAGAAGGAGCGCGAGGGACTTGAGAAACTGTCAGACGGGAAGGGATCAAAAGACCCGGCGGCGgtagaaaaagcaaagaaagaacttGACGAGGCGCTAGCGGTTGTCGGCAGCGCCAAGACGGAAGTTGAGAAGCAACTTGGGGTTATTCAAAGTGGCATATCAAAAGTCAAGGAGCCCGCCAGGAAGGCAGTGGGAGAATCGGAAGACACCGGCATTAGAAAAGTGTTGAGGAGTTATTGCCAGACCATATCCAAAAAACCCAGTAACGCGCATAGtgacaacgaaaacaacaactgccGGGGTGTGCCTACAAAATCTGTGGGTGAAGGCATTTATGAAATCGAGTGCAGAGGCCAACCGAAAGGTTTGGATCATCTCGGAATGGGAGCTGCCATGGAAAAGTGGAATGATGTTAAACCAAAGCCTTCGAGTCCCACCCACCGTAATGAATACGCCGAGACCGCGTGTCGAATGGACGGATACTCCACATCAACTGCATGCACCGCTGATGAGAGCGGATGGATTGAGCATTACAAAAAAGCGATTGATGCAATGAAACCTGTCGTGGATGCCTGTCAGGCGGTGCAGAATGCCGTTAACCGAGTGAAGGATCAGGTGCAACATGTGGATGCCGCGCTGAAACCCGTCGCTGGTCCCGGTAAGGACTTTAAAGTGGAACAAGTGGGTGAGGATTATGATGCGGAAAAAGAGGACGGAGTTATTGAGGATGATGATAAACTTTCCGAAGGAGGAACCTCCGAGTTGTCCAGCGGCACACGTATTGCCATTTATGTGGTGTGCGCCGTCgttccccttttcctcattATTGTCGCTgtcacaatttttttcttgcggaAGCGGCGGCcgggaacaaaagaagatgtggcCGCGGGGGAGACCAATGGGAAACAGGCACCAAGTTACCTGAGGgagtga
- a CDS encoding T. brucei spp.-specific protein — MGARLRHSYILASVITAVAFAAAEKGQRPALKRFNKEGARALCIMYGLAGSMQSVADGILNTTAQKIKFIQNTSSALNRTRQKVGKLVDSIKAKNATVGDAIKRHLDAVLNASAKADEEVKKQHEIITNASSKAVEHAKKAVGDSESKGMNKVLTIYCNTTVTGAKEGKKSHNVNNNCDDGIAAAAGAGAFKIDCKSIGGSDNVTAANVTYEAMSNAINAWDGAKPGLAVVKHTSKQWNASCISHGYASEGPCTVPEEEWTGDYNSSLQELKKLEEATKSVHNAAEELKKHKNALKELVRSSTPTGKHHEKKSLKSSIDGIISKDIVTCIIVVTASLLFLVLGFLLFRCIKNSLKVQSAYAPVSAVAEEEEDC, encoded by the coding sequence ATGGGGGCAAGATTGCGTCACTCCTACATTTTGGCATCAGTAATTACTGCCGTTGCATTTGCTGCGGCTGAGAAAGGCCAGCGCCCTGCCCTCAAGAGATTTAATAAAGAAGGAGCTAGGGCATTATGCATCATGTATGGCCTTGCGGGATCCATGCAAAGTGTTGCGGATGGTATTTTAAATACCACAGCACAGAAGATTAAGTTTATTCAGAACACATCCTCTGCTTTGAACAGGACACGGCAGAAGGTTGGTAAGTTAGTTGACTCCATAAAAGCAAAGAACGCAACGGTGGGGGATGCGATAAAGAGGCATCTCGATGCGGTGTTGAACGCCAGCGCAAAAGCTGATGAAGAAGTGAAGAAGCAAcatgaaattattacaaacGCCTCCAGCAAAGCCGTGGAACATGCAAAAAAGGCAGTGGGGGATTCTGAGAGCAAAGGAATGAATAAGGTACTGACGATATACTGCAATACAACAGTTACTGGTGCAAAGGAAGGTAAGAAGAGTCATAATGTGAATAATAACTGCGACGATGGCattgctgcggctgctggAGCCGGTGCCTTCAAAATTGATTGTAAGAGTATTGGAGGTTCTGATAATGTGACTGCTGCTAACGTCACATATGAGGCCATGTCGAATGCAATAAACGCTTGGGATGGTGCAAAACCGGGGCTTGCAGTTGTTAAACATACGAGCAAGCAATGGAATGCGAGTTGCATAAGTCACGGATATGCTTCAGAGGGTCCGTGTACGGTGCCTGAGGAGGAATGGACGGGAGATTATAATTCTTCCCTACAGGAACTTAAGAAGTTGGAGGAGGCAACAAAAAGTGTTCATAACGCTGCTGAGGAGTTGAAAAAGCACAAGAATGCGTTGAAGGAATTGGTGCGATCCTCTACCCCGACTGGAAAGCACCATGAGAAGAAGTCATTGAAATCGTCTATAGACGGAATAATATCGAAGGACATTGTCACGTGTATAATTGTGGTGACTGCTTCGTTACTCTTTTTGGTTCTCGGTTTCTTGCTATTTCGCTGCATAAAGAACAGCTTGAAGGTGCAGAGTGCTTACGCTCCCGTTTCCGCAGTcgctgaggaagaggaggattgTTAG
- a CDS encoding T. brucei spp.-specific protein has product MGARLRHSYILASVITAVAFAAAEKGQRPALKRFNKEGARALCIMYGLAGSMQSVADGILKSMHDKIAYIEEAFVLIKARHEEVVQMEREEGETIEDAAKFSRAKKELEDALEVLDWGQRKLKEQHEIIAGASRKAVEHAKKAVGDSESKGMNKVLTIYCNTTVTGAKEGKKSHNVNNNCDDGIAAAAGAGAFKIDCKSIGGSDNVTAANVTYEAMSNAINAWDGAKPGLAVVKHTSKQWNASCISHGYASEGPCTVPEEEWTGDYNSSLQELKKLEEATKSVHNAAEGMKTQTGDMVQRLMRSSNLNRNDSLTEPLVPAPDSSDRGTDIVGYLVAVAICFVAIVPATSVLLLLMNRRGFNRGSAFGTKRSGSRLMI; this is encoded by the coding sequence ATGGGCGCAAGATTGCGTCACTCCTACATTTTGGCATCAGTAATTACTGCCGTTGCATTTGCTGCGGCTGAGAAAGGCCAGCGCCCTGCTCTCAAGAGATTTAATAAAGAAGGAGCTAGGGCATTATGCATCATGTATGGCCTTGCGGGATCCATGCAAAGTGTTGCGGATGGTATTTTAAAGAGTATGCACGATAAAATCGCTTATATTGAAGAAGCATTCGTTCTGATTAAAGCTAGGCATGAGGAGGTTGTTCAGATGGAGCGTGAGGAAGGTGAGACAATAGAAGATGCGGCAAAGTTTAGCAGGGCAAAGAAGGAGCTAGAGGATGCACTTGAAGTTCTCGACTGGGGCCAAAGAAAGCTAAAGGAGCAACATGAAATTATTGCTGGCGCTTCCCGCAAAGCCGTGGAACATGCAAAAAAGGCAGTGGGGGATTCTGAGAGCAAAGGAATGAATAAGGTACTGACGATATACTGCAATACAACAGTTACTGGTGCAAAGGAAGGTAAGAAGAGTCATAATGTGAATAATAACTGCGACGATGGCattgctgcggctgctggAGCCGGTGCCTTCAAAATTGATTGTAAGAGTATTGGAGGTTCTGATAATGTGACTGCTGCTAACGTCACATATGAGGCCATGTCGAATGCAATAAACGCTTGGGATGGTGCAAAACCGGGGCTTGCAGTTGTTAAACATACGAGCAAGCAATGGAATGCGAGTTGCATAAGTCACGGATATGCTTCAGAGGGTCCGTGTACGGTGCCTGAGGAGGAATGGACGGGAGATTATAATTCTTCCCTACAGGAACTTAAGAAGTTGGAGGAGGCAACAAAAAGTGTTCATAACGCTGCTGAGGGTATGAAAACGCAGACGGGTGATATGGTGCAGCGGCTGATGCGATCCTCCAACTTAAATCGTAATGATTCTCTTACGGAACCATTGGTCCCGGCACCCGACAGTTCGGATCGCGGCACGGACATTGTTGGTTATCTTGTTGCCGTTGCCATTTGCTTTGTGGCTATAGTGCCCGCAACTAGTGTATTACTTTTGCTAATGAATCGTCGAGGGTTTAACAGAGGTAGCGCTTTTGGGACCAAGAGGTCAGGGTCTCGACTCATGATATAG
- a CDS encoding NADH-ubiquinone oxidoreductase, mitochondrial,putative, with translation MLRRVGFLSATGSLLQAAASQPPPTQQEQRVHGGLKDQDRIFVNLYQDFGTDIDSAERRGDWYRTRDLLLKGHDWVINEIKASGLRGRGGAGFPSGLKWSFMPKSKPDGRPSYIVVNGDESEPGTCKDREIMRHEPHKLVEGALIAGFAMRARYGYIYIRGEFYNEWRAVDQAIKEAYARGYLGRNACGSGYDFDLYTYCGAGAYICGEETAMISSIEGGPGKPRLKPPFPANVGLYGCPTTVTNVETVSVSPTILRRGPSWFNSFGRRNNAGVKLFCICGHVNRPCTVEEEMSIPLRDLIERHAGGVRGGWDNLLAVIPGGSSCPLIPKSICDNVLMDFDALKEAQTGLGTAAVIVMDKSTDLIAAIHRLSMFYAHESCGQCTPCREGSPWLEKMMQRFVHGNARMEEVGTMLDVSKQLEGRTICALATAAAWPVQGLARHFTPLLEERIEKYWEANPHWGKSGSPWRRWKTHRYYAMQKGEKLNWDGKIVRNWN, from the coding sequence ATGCTCCGGCGTGTGGGTTTTCTTTCCGCTACGGGGTCTTTGCTTCAGGCAGCAGCTTCtcaaccaccaccaactCAGCAGGAGCAGCGGGTACACGGTGGATTGAAGGATCAGGACCGCATTTTTGTTAATCTTTATCAGGATTTTGGCACAGATATTGATAGTGCTGAGCGACGAGGGGATTGGTATCGTACCCGCGATTTGCTGTTGAAGGGACACGACTGGGTTATAAATGAAATTAAGGCCAGTGGACTCCGTGGCCGCGGCGGAGCCGGTTTCCCATCGGGACTCAAATGGTCCTTCATGCCAAAATCCAAACCTGACGGCCGCCCAAGTTACATCGTCGTTAATGGAGATGAATCGGAACCAGGGACGTGTAAGGATCGAGAGATTATGCGGCATGAACCACACAAATTGGTAGAGGGGGCTCTCATTGCAGGTTTTGCCATGCGGGCGCGTTACGGTTACATTTACATACGGGGCGAGTTTTACAATGAGTGGAGGGCTGTGGATCAGGCAATTAAAGAGGCGTATGCGCGGGGTTACTTGGGCCGCAATGCATGTGGAAGCGGTTACGATTTTGATTTATACACTTACTGCGGTGCGGGAGCGTACATCTGTGGGGAGGAAACTGCGATGATTTCAAGCATTGAAGGTGGACCAGGAAAGCCACGTCTTAAACCCCCTTTTCCGGCCAATGTCGGTCTTTATGGGTGTCCCACCACTGTGACAAATGTGGAGACCGTGTCCGTGTCACCAACAATCCTCCGGCGCGGCCCGTCGTGGTTTAATTCATTTGGTCGACGCAACAATGCTGGGGTAAAACTGTTCTGCATTTGCGGTCACGTCAACCGGCCCTGTACAGTAGAGGAGGAGATGAGTATTCCTTTGCGGGACCTCATTGAGCGTCATGCTGGTGGCGTGCGGGGTGGATGGGACAATCTCCTCGCTGTCATTCCTGGTGGCTCTTCTTGTCCTCTTATCCCAAAGAGCATTTGTGATAACGTCCTCATGGATTTCGATGCGCTGAAGGAGGCGCAAACAGGCCTCGGCACCGCAGCAGTGATAGTGATGGATAAATCTACCGACCTTATCGCGGCTATCCATCGCTTATCTATGTTTTATGCCCATGAGTCATGTGGCCAGTGTACGCCATGCCGTGAAGGAAGCCCATGGCTCGAAAAGATGATGCAACGCTTCGTCCACGGTAACGCACGTATGGAAGAGGTTGGAACCATGCTCGATGTGTCTAAACAACTGGAGGGGCGAACCATCTGTGCGTTGGCAACCGCAGCGGCATGGCCCGTGCAGGGTTTGGCCCGCCACTTCACGCCGCTGTTGGAGGAGCGTATTGAGAAATACTGGGAAGCAAACCCGCATTGGGGTAAGTCGGGTTCACCTTGGCGTCGCTGGAAGACGCATCGCTACTACGCCATGCAGAAGGGGGAGAAGTTGAACTGGGACGGAAAGATCGTGCGGAATTGGAACTAA
- a CDS encoding transporter, putative: protein MLPSFTRKPADHPIGYLVALSGLLMQLMSYGIDNSYSIFSEDMHNDPSLGFPSITAISLGNSVSLGLSPAFGVLAGFCVDRLPPRFMMALSTILLFTGLWISSTLAANIYVVTFTYCLFASIGTACMLSPGAAATSSWFNRYQGLAMGINFAGGGIGSAIIPPLAGKWVVAYGWRKAFQLMSIFCAIGVLATALSARRREPKRDDSSADDETREGNKSGNGSSVTRSNEPATVGGGGAANNGHNEGKEDVREMGRKNGSHTNTSKVPPNRRGVGTNQQNGNDGEGLDVTEQSQRNNTFASAIDVDMDTSMDADEPQVIRSLHTHKLTPWELFLSMFTLPFMGNFLCWFIYSWAFYSLIYAAVPYISSMGKPGTVYAGVPPIPTDVAATLFTFYGVFQVVGSVLVGWLASLVTAEFAYVFCATVGGIGCGLLALGRSYVAFALLLCIIGFCMAGMFAVMPTLIATHLYGPNLGFYFGAVFLAGVVGGFVAPPMQATIQLRNNGSYAFVCVVMSVSMTLSALVCYATLWRSKRSGIVLAARKTKLVEIM from the coding sequence ATGCTTCCAAGTTTCACCCGTAAACCCGCCGACCACCCAATCGGTTACCTCGTGGCCCTTTCGGGGTTGTTGATGCAACTGATGTCATATGGTATTGACAACAGTTATTCCATTTTCTCAGAGGATATGCACAATGATCCGTCACTTGGGTTTCCCTCCATAACGGCAATTAGTCTTGGAAATTCCGTTTCGTTGGGGCTGTCACCTGCCTTTGGTGTTCTCGCAGGATTTTGTGTCGATCGGCTCCCGCCGCGGTTCATGATGGCGCTTTCCACCATTTTGCTCTTCACTGGTTTGTGGATCAGTTCAACCCTCGCCGCGAACATTTATGTTGTAACTTTTACTTACTGCCTTTTTGCATCTATTGGTACGGCATGTATGTTATCACCTGGGGCTGCTGCAACTAGTTCTTGGTTCAATCGTTATCAGGGACTGGCGATGGGAATTAACTTTGCTGGTGGAGGTATTGGAAGTGCCATTATTCCACCATTAGCAGGGAAATGGGTTGTTGCATATGGCTGGCGTAAGGCTTTTCAACTTATGTCGATATTTTGTGCGATTGGAGTGCTCGCAACCGCCCTTTCCGCTCGCCGCCGTGAACCCAAAAGAGACGACAGCAGCGCTGATGATGAAACccgggaaggaaataaatccGGTAATGGAAGTTCGGTCACAAGAAGTAATGAACCGGCAACTgtggggggaggaggagcagcgAATAATGGACACAATGAAGGTAAAGAAGACGTGAGGGAAATGGGCAGAAAAAATGGCAGCCATACCAACACCTCAAAGGTTCCACCTAACAGGAGGGGTGTGGGCACGAATCAGCAAAATGGGAATGATGGTGAGGGTTTGGACGTTACTGAACAAAGCCAAAGGAACAACACCTTTGCATCTGCTATTGATGTTGATATGGATACAAGTATGGATGCAGACGAACCACAGGTAATACGCAGTCTCCACACCCACAAGCTCACACCATGGGAACTATTCCTCTCTATGTTTACTCTCCCTTTCATGGGTAACTTTCTTTGCTGGTTCATATACAGTTGGGCTTTTTACTCGCTCATTTACGCAGCCGTGCCTTACATTTCGTCTATGGGTAAACCAGGCACTGTTTATGCAGGTGTACCGCCCATTCCAACTGATGTTGCCGCCACCCTCTTCACTTTTTATGGTGTCTTTCAAGTTGTTGGTTCCGTACTTGTTGGTTGGCTCGCCTCATTAGTTACTGCTGAATTTGCATATGTTTTCTGTGCTACTGTTGGTGGTATCGGTTGTGGCCTTCTCGCCCTTGGCCGCAGTTACGTTGCCTTTGCGTTGTTGCTTTGCATCATTGGTTTCTGCATGGCGGGTATGTTTGCCGTGATGCCAACACTTATCGCTACGCATTTGTATGGACCTAATTTgggtttttattttggtgCTGTATTTCTCGCAGGTGTGGTGGGTGGTTTTGTGGCACCTCCCATGCAAGCAACTATTCAACTTCGTAATAATGGGAGTtatgcgtttgtgtgtgttgtgatgAGTGTTTCCATGACATTATCAGCGCTTGTGTGTTACGCAACATTATGGCGTTCCAAGCGGTCCGGTATTGTTTTGGCGGCACGGAAGACAAAACTTGTTGAGATTATGTGA